A segment of the Acidimicrobiales bacterium genome:
AAGCTGTGGCAGGCCTCGCAGAGCGCCTTGGCGCGTTCGAGGCGGTCGCCGACGGTGCCGGTGGCGTAGATGGGGCGATCCCAGCCCTTGCCGCGCTTGCGGGTGCAGTGGTCGCAGGTCTTCGGCGCCGGCGGCCCGGTCTTGAGGAGGTCGTCGAGCGACGCCAACGCGCCGAACGCCCTCTGGACGCCGGCGACAGCGGAGTCGACCGCCTGGACGGCGCGGACGGTGAGCTCGTGATGGCGGTCACGAAGCTGTCTCACTGCCCGCTCGTCAGGCTCGATCCGCGCTATCACCGTGCCCTCGACGGAGGTCACCGCGACGACGTCGGCCGGCCCGTTCTCATCCGCCTCGACGGCGACGACCGGCCCGCCACGGCCGCCGCCGCCGAGAGTCCCGGTCGGGTAGCCATCCGGGACCGACACGCCTGTGCCGTCCCGTTGGACCGCCCGGACCAGCCGGGCCTCGAGGTCGTCGATGCGGCGCGGCTGCCCCTTGGCGGGCGCTTCGCCCAGCGCGCGCAGGGTCTCGGTGAGGCGTTGGATGGAGACCGTCGTTGGGAGCAGCGCCACGCCGCACCGGGCTCACGCCGCGCCCGACGGCCGGTACTGGCGTTGCCGTCGAAGGAAGCGCACGAGCTCGACCCGCTCGATCAACGTCCGGGAACCGGTCTTGCGGGCGAGCAGCTCGCCGGTGGCCAGGAGCCGGTAGACCTGCCGGCGGGACATCGACAGCTCACGGGCCGCGTCCTCAACCCGGTAGGCGAGCAACGAGGGAGCGCTACCCGACCGATCCATGGGTGAAGGCTGCCAGCGGCGCACCCGGTTGGCTAGTAAACACGCTGATCAGACACCGTCTTGACCAACTTGTAGTGCCTGGCCGTGCCATAGCGTGCCACGCTCCGTGGCGGCGGGGAGCCGATCGTAAGCTCCGCGACGTCATGCCGTTCTCCGGCCCCGATGTGCGCCCCTGGCACGAGGCCGTCGACTGGTCGCAGGTCGCCGGCGCCGGCCACCGCCTCGGCTGGTGCCCCGCCACCACGGGCATCGCCGGCGTCGACCCGCGGTTCGAGTCGAACTGGCCCGCGATGGCGGCCGCCGGGATGGTGCGCGGGGCCGTGCACACCCTCAGCACGTCCTATGTCGGCCGCAGCGAGGCCCGCCACTTCGCCAACGTCCTCGGCGACCC
Coding sequences within it:
- a CDS encoding helix-turn-helix domain-containing protein; protein product: MDRSGSAPSLLAYRVEDAARELSMSRRQVYRLLATGELLARKTGSRTLIERVELVRFLRRQRQYRPSGAA